A section of the Pseudomonas lini genome encodes:
- a CDS encoding fumarate hydratase: MTVIKQDDLIQSVADALQFISYYHPVDFIQAMHEAYLREESPAARDSMAQILINSRMCATGHRPICQDTGIVTVFVRVGMDVRWDGATMGLDDMINEGVRRAYNLPENVLRASILADPAGARKNTKDNTPAVIHYSIVPGNTVEVDVAAKGGGSENKSKMAMLNPSDSIVDWVLKTVPTMGAGWCPPGMLGIGIGGTAEKAAVMAKEVLMESIDIHELKKRGPSNRIEEMRLELFEKVNQLGIGAQGLGGLTTVLDVKIMDYPTHAASLPVCMIPNCAATRHAHFVLDGSGPASLEAPPLDAYPEIVWEAGPSARRVNLDTLTPEEVQSWKPGETVLLNGKMLTGRDAAHKRMVEMLNKGETLPVDLKGRFIYYVGPVDPVGDEVVGPAGPTTATRMDKFTRQILEQTGLLGMIGKSERGPTAIEAIKDHKAVYLMAVGGAAYLVAQAIKKSRVVAFAELGMEAIYEFDVKDMPVTVAVDSKGESVHITGPAIWQKKISESLAVEVQ, translated from the coding sequence ATGACCGTGATCAAGCAAGACGACCTGATTCAGAGCGTTGCCGACGCCCTGCAATTCATTTCCTACTACCACCCCGTGGATTTCATCCAGGCTATGCACGAGGCCTACCTGCGTGAAGAATCGCCGGCAGCCCGCGATTCCATGGCGCAGATCCTGATCAACTCGCGCATGTGCGCCACCGGCCACCGCCCGATCTGCCAGGACACCGGTATCGTGACCGTGTTCGTGCGCGTGGGCATGGACGTTCGTTGGGATGGCGCCACCATGGGCCTGGACGACATGATCAACGAAGGCGTGCGCCGGGCTTATAACCTGCCGGAAAACGTCCTGCGTGCCTCGATCCTCGCCGATCCGGCGGGCGCTCGTAAAAACACCAAGGACAACACCCCGGCCGTTATTCACTACTCCATCGTTCCAGGTAACACCGTGGAAGTGGACGTGGCGGCCAAGGGCGGCGGCTCCGAGAACAAGTCGAAAATGGCCATGCTCAACCCGTCCGACTCGATCGTCGACTGGGTGCTCAAAACCGTTCCGACCATGGGCGCCGGCTGGTGCCCACCGGGCATGCTCGGCATCGGCATCGGCGGTACCGCCGAGAAAGCCGCCGTCATGGCCAAGGAAGTGTTGATGGAATCCATCGACATTCACGAGCTGAAGAAGCGCGGTCCGTCCAACCGTATCGAAGAGATGCGTCTGGAGCTGTTCGAGAAGGTCAACCAACTGGGCATCGGCGCCCAGGGCCTGGGTGGCCTGACCACCGTGCTCGACGTGAAGATCATGGATTACCCGACCCACGCCGCTTCGTTGCCGGTGTGCATGATCCCGAACTGCGCCGCCACCCGTCACGCGCACTTCGTGCTCGACGGTTCCGGCCCGGCCTCGCTGGAAGCGCCACCGCTGGACGCCTACCCGGAAATCGTTTGGGAAGCCGGCCCATCGGCCCGTCGCGTCAACCTCGATACCCTGACGCCGGAAGAAGTGCAGAGCTGGAAGCCGGGCGAAACCGTCCTGCTCAACGGCAAAATGCTCACCGGTCGCGACGCTGCGCACAAGCGCATGGTCGAGATGCTGAACAAGGGTGAAACCCTGCCGGTGGACCTCAAGGGTCGCTTCATCTACTACGTCGGCCCGGTCGATCCGGTCGGTGACGAAGTGGTCGGCCCTGCCGGTCCTACCACCGCGACGCGGATGGACAAGTTCACCCGTCAGATCCTCGAGCAAACCGGCCTGTTGGGCATGATCGGCAAATCCGAGCGCGGCCCGACCGCGATCGAAGCGATCAAGGACCACAAAGCCGTTTACCTGATGGCTGTCGGCGGCGCGGCTTACCTGGTGGCGCAAGCCATCAAGAAATCCCGCGTGGTAGCTTTCGCCGAACTGGGCATGGAAGCGATCTACGAGTTCGACGTCAAAGACATGCCTGTGACCGTTGCGGTCGACAGCAAGGGCGAGTCGGTACACATCACCGGTCCTGCGATCTGGCAGAAAAAGATCAGTGAAAGCCTGGCGGTGGAAGTGCAGTAA